A part of Ptychodera flava strain L36383 chromosome 11, AS_Pfla_20210202, whole genome shotgun sequence genomic DNA contains:
- the LOC139143155 gene encoding uncharacterized protein, translated as MPFKFSLTYVSTILTVLSRVSPTLSDTPCNHCDKGEFCDSVFGNCHACNLCDGLPAEVNCKLCKDSKQKALVEQINDDDSDHSGAKNIQKDVYKWLWLPSGFAVAAIGATVWHFIRKRRNSEIHYNRTNQGHVGVSAVQEVLCHDPINETETADPELQSLNARMPMVHDVDEDRNSCFESNNVRVEETEV; from the exons ATGCCCTTTAAATTCAGTCTGACGTATGTTTCGACGATATTGACCGTATTGTCCCGTGTGTCACCGACCTTGTCTGACACTCCGTGTAATCACTGTGATAAAGGCGAATTCTGCGATTCTGTGTTCGGCAACTGCCATGCCTGTAATCTGTGCGATGGACTGCCAGCTGAAGTAAACTGTAAACTATGTAAGG ATTCAAAACAAAAAGCACTGGTTGAGCAGATCAACGACGATGATTCTGATCATTCTGGtgccaaaaatattcaaaaggaCGTGTACAAATGGCTCTGGCTACCGTCAGGCTTTGCTGTGGCAGCAATAGGGGCCACAGTATGGCACTTTATCAGAAAACGTAGGAATTCAGAAATTCACTACAATCGCACTAACCAAGGCCATGTTGGAGTCAGTG CTGTTCAAGAGGTGCTATGCCATGACCCGATAAACGAAACAGAAACCGCCGATCCCGAATTGCAGTCACTGAACGCTAGAATGCCGATGGTACATGACGTCGACGAAGATAGAAATTCATGTTTCGAAAGCAATAATGTAAGAGTTGAAGAGACGGAGGTGTAA
- the LOC139143156 gene encoding uncharacterized protein, producing the protein MFAIKCLYRIFSLLNIGMTRTLLTLLALVCLFLHTNGYPVQCGNKCHPNKCVDHGVGISPRYRCFSTGNGVTTPAPLFDRTPSSGDISSQGIRVMDIIILIFVVLVAILVAAATIFITKQLRKLRIQVQKLYDKITTEEVKPHASAGFAKVKFDDRNGRTTTVLREPTGQMIQSMQTAQPHQLNRQGIHYSQPCD; encoded by the exons ATGTTCGCCATTAAATGCCTATATCGCATATTTTCCCTACTTAATATTGGTATGACACGAACACTATTGACGCTGCTTGCCCTTGTGTGTCTGTTCCTGCATACCAATGGTTACCCAGTACAATGTGGAAACAAGTGCCACCCAAATAAGTGCGTCGACCATGGAGTAGGAATCAGTCCACGCTACAGGTGTTTTAGTACCGGGAATGGAGTGACGACGCCCGCGCCCCTATTTGATAGGACCCCGTCAAGTGGAGACA TATCTTCACAGGGAATAAGAGTCATGGACATCATTATATTAATATTCGTAGTGCTTGTCGCCATCTTGGTAGCAGCTGCGACAATCTTTATAACGAAACAATTGCGGAAGTTACGAATCCAAGTTCAAAAACTGTATGACAAAATTACTACTGAAGAAGTGAAAC CCCATGCATCCGCTGGTTTTGCCAAAGTGAAGTTTGATGATCGAAACGGAAGAACTACAACGGTATTGAGAG aGCCGACTGGACAGATGATACAGAGTATGCAGACAGCACAGCCACATCAATTGAATCGCCAAGGCATACACTATTCACAACCATGCGACTGA